One part of the Thiomicrospira cyclica ALM1 genome encodes these proteins:
- the tolB gene encoding Tol-Pal system beta propeller repeat protein TolB has protein sequence MRFSAIQHIFARCSAGLVFVFASQFVQANLVIEITEGFENAIPIAVVPFNVEGRGAAPQDVGEIIQNNMRRSGRFAPVATNRLPQRPVTMDSVIFEQWQRLDVDHLIMGQLSLRPDGSYDIDVRLVDVLRRQQVLAKRYQQIPANRLRQAAHQISDELYYELTGVWGAFNTRLAYVTVREQGNERNYSLDVSDSDGHNPRTILRSRMPIMSPRWSPNGQQIAYVSFEAGRSIIVLQSLDGSQREVLAEFRGINSTPVWSPDSQQMAMTLSKDGSANLYIMNLATRQLRQVTNHPAIDTEPSWSPEGDAIFFNSDRRGQPQIFKLDLATNVVTRVSFEGRYNASPMMSPNGRYLAMVHANNGFNIGIMDMNSGDFRQVTRTSLAESPSFAPNSDMLVYATNNRGRGELAVISVDGRAAQVLRVQDGQVREPAWGPYLTPPRMR, from the coding sequence ATGCGTTTTAGCGCAATTCAACATATTTTTGCACGTTGTTCAGCAGGTCTGGTTTTTGTATTTGCCAGTCAGTTTGTGCAAGCGAATTTGGTCATTGAAATTACCGAAGGTTTCGAGAATGCCATTCCTATAGCGGTGGTACCATTCAATGTCGAGGGACGCGGTGCTGCACCACAGGATGTCGGTGAAATTATTCAGAACAATATGCGTCGTAGTGGTCGCTTTGCGCCTGTCGCCACCAATCGTTTGCCACAACGTCCTGTCACAATGGATAGCGTTATTTTTGAACAATGGCAGCGACTTGATGTCGATCATTTAATTATGGGTCAGTTAAGTCTTCGTCCTGATGGAAGCTATGATATTGATGTTCGTCTTGTCGATGTACTTCGTCGTCAACAGGTCCTTGCAAAACGCTATCAGCAAATCCCTGCGAATCGTCTGCGCCAAGCGGCGCATCAAATTTCAGACGAACTCTATTACGAATTGACGGGTGTTTGGGGGGCATTTAATACCCGTTTAGCCTATGTGACCGTTCGTGAACAGGGTAATGAACGTAATTATTCGCTTGATGTATCGGATTCCGATGGACATAACCCAAGAACAATTTTACGTAGTCGAATGCCGATTATGTCGCCACGTTGGTCACCGAATGGTCAGCAAATTGCATATGTTTCTTTTGAGGCTGGGCGCTCAATTATTGTGTTACAAAGTCTTGACGGCAGTCAGCGAGAGGTTCTAGCAGAATTCAGAGGTATTAATAGTACACCTGTTTGGTCACCAGATAGTCAGCAGATGGCGATGACCCTGTCTAAAGATGGTAGTGCGAATCTTTACATTATGAATTTAGCGACGCGTCAATTACGCCAAGTAACCAATCATCCTGCTATTGATACTGAACCGAGCTGGAGTCCAGAAGGCGATGCTATTTTTTTCAACTCGGATCGTCGTGGTCAACCTCAAATTTTTAAATTGGATTTAGCCACGAATGTTGTGACGCGGGTTTCTTTTGAAGGGCGCTACAATGCCAGTCCTATGATGTCGCCCAATGGCCGTTATTTGGCTATGGTTCATGCGAATAATGGTTTCAATATTGGTATTATGGACATGAATAGTGGTGACTTTAGACAGGTAACCCGTACCAGTCTTGCCGAGTCACCCAGTTTCGCTCCCAATAGTGATATGTTGGTCTATGCAACGAATAACCGTGGTCGTGGCGAATTAGCAGTGATTTCAGTGGATGGGCGTGCGGCACAAGTGTTAAGAGTTCAAGATGGTCAAGTTCGGGAGCCGGCATGGGGTCCTTACCTGACGCCGCCAAGAATGCGTTAA
- the tolA gene encoding cell envelope integrity protein TolA, whose amino-acid sequence MISYIKRHPYAVGLAFVFHIIIALFLIGNFWSKPTIITVQDSGSALIQPEVTPQMPLTTMTVDQSLIEEQLTRIREQESQRQAEQQRQLTEAREREQRIAQLQRQQEEEARRAEQARRQAEQERQRIDAERQRAEAEQRRAEEARRVAAQAEQQRAQAERDRARAEQQARDAAEQAQRQRQAEERRLAELAELQKQAEAERAREEARQREVAEQTRQQEAERARLAALAEEEAREREAARQREVRNLRQSYVSSITAKVRENWRTPADISAEAQCELVIVQDRDGTVVSVRTESCNPQASEQFKQAAERAVLRASPLPQAPVAEVYERTIRFVFRP is encoded by the coding sequence GTGATTAGTTATATTAAACGACATCCTTATGCGGTGGGATTAGCTTTCGTTTTTCATATCATTATTGCGCTATTTTTGATTGGTAATTTTTGGTCAAAACCGACAATAATTACGGTGCAAGATAGTGGGTCGGCGTTAATTCAGCCTGAAGTGACACCTCAGATGCCGCTAACGACCATGACCGTGGATCAGTCACTGATAGAAGAACAACTGACTCGAATTCGTGAACAAGAATCACAACGTCAAGCGGAACAGCAACGTCAATTAACTGAAGCTAGGGAGCGTGAACAGCGTATTGCCCAACTGCAACGCCAGCAAGAAGAAGAGGCGCGACGTGCCGAGCAAGCTCGTCGTCAAGCGGAACAAGAACGTCAGCGCATCGATGCCGAACGTCAACGAGCTGAAGCGGAACAACGCCGAGCGGAAGAAGCGCGTCGCGTTGCCGCACAAGCCGAACAACAACGTGCACAAGCCGAGCGTGATCGCGCCCGTGCCGAACAGCAAGCTCGTGATGCTGCTGAGCAGGCACAACGTCAGCGTCAAGCAGAAGAGCGCCGTTTAGCTGAATTGGCGGAATTACAAAAGCAAGCCGAAGCAGAAAGGGCACGAGAAGAAGCAAGGCAGAGAGAAGTGGCCGAGCAAACGCGTCAACAGGAAGCAGAGCGCGCACGTCTAGCAGCACTGGCTGAAGAAGAGGCTCGTGAACGTGAAGCGGCGCGACAGCGTGAGGTACGAAATCTTCGACAAAGTTATGTGTCGTCAATTACCGCAAAAGTGCGTGAAAATTGGCGAACACCGGCGGATATTTCGGCCGAAGCCCAATGTGAACTGGTTATCGTGCAAGATCGTGACGGTACAGTGGTCAGCGTGCGAACAGAGAGTTGTAACCCACAAGCATCAGAGCAATTTAAACAAGCGGCTGAGCGGGCGGTTCTTCGTGCATCGCCATTACCACAAGCACCAGTAGCTGAAGTTTATGAACGGACGATACGTTTTGTATTTAGACCCTAA
- a CDS encoding ExbD/TolR family protein: MNTSLRSIRDKKRLMAEINVVPYIDVTLVLLIIFMITAPLVHQAITVDLPGTPEIERSVEATQLTPPFVITVTRDGLYHTSENPNEHLTPAELAMLVAEVVARSQLNEQLPIVIEGDRDAPYGRVVHLFVLLKNNGVPNVSLMTQPEDGV; this comes from the coding sequence GTGAACACCAGTTTACGATCAATTCGTGATAAAAAACGGTTAATGGCGGAAATTAATGTGGTGCCCTACATTGATGTTACCCTAGTGTTGCTGATTATTTTTATGATCACGGCACCGCTTGTTCATCAAGCTATTACTGTTGACCTACCTGGTACTCCTGAGATTGAGCGCTCGGTTGAAGCGACACAGCTGACACCCCCTTTTGTCATTACCGTAACACGAGATGGTTTGTATCATACTAGTGAAAACCCCAATGAACACCTAACACCGGCTGAGCTCGCCATGTTGGTAGCTGAAGTGGTGGCACGCAGTCAGTTAAATGAACAGCTACCTATTGTTATTGAAGGGGATCGAGATGCGCCATATGGACGTGTCGTACATCTGTTTGTATTACTGAAGAATAATGGTGTGCCCAATGTTTCATTAATGACGCAACCGGAGGACGGGGTGTGA
- the tolQ gene encoding protein TolQ, with product MGDHSIIDLVLMASPIVQLVMAILVFMSISAWAVALAKTHQMRKAKQQLSSFEATFWDSDDLGQLYRQLANKEGDDLHGLERLFEAGFQEFVRLKNQGVQDVNELVSASHRAMKIALGRETERLEHRLSYLATVGSSAPYIGLFGTVIGVMHAFQGLGDSPNMTLAAVAPGIAEALLATGMGLFAAIPAVIFFNSLTNRADRLLSEYEHFAEEFLAILQRQAHSN from the coding sequence ATGGGTGATCACTCTATAATTGATTTAGTGTTAATGGCCAGTCCAATTGTGCAATTGGTCATGGCCATTTTAGTATTTATGTCAATCTCAGCATGGGCAGTTGCTCTAGCCAAAACACATCAAATGCGCAAAGCGAAGCAGCAGCTAAGCTCGTTTGAAGCAACCTTTTGGGATTCTGATGATTTGGGTCAGCTTTACCGCCAACTTGCCAATAAAGAGGGTGATGACTTGCATGGTTTGGAGCGTTTGTTTGAAGCCGGTTTTCAAGAGTTTGTTCGTTTAAAGAATCAAGGCGTCCAAGATGTTAATGAATTAGTTTCAGCCAGTCATCGAGCTATGAAAATTGCGCTGGGTCGTGAAACGGAGCGTTTAGAACATCGTCTCTCTTATTTAGCGACGGTTGGTTCATCGGCGCCGTATATTGGTTTGTTTGGAACGGTCATTGGGGTTATGCATGCCTTTCAGGGTTTGGGTGATTCCCCAAACATGACGCTTGCGGCTGTTGCCCCAGGTATTGCTGAAGCTTTATTAGCAACCGGCATGGGCTTGTTTGCCGCTATTCCAGCGGTCATTTTCTTTAATAGCTTAACCAATCGTGCGGATCGACTATTAAGTGAATATGAGCATTTTGCCGAAGAGTTTTTAGCCATCCTGCAACGACAAGCGCATTCGAACTAG